GGGCGTCATCGTCGTGACACGGGCGTCGCCCGCGTGTTCCTCGAGTGCGAGCCGCCCGTCGCGGTCCCAGGCGAGTTCGAACCGCCACGCGCGGTGTCCGTCGGGCGGGATCGTCACCGACGCCGACACCGGCTGGCGGACGCGCGGCTCGAACACGCCGGCGTTACAGCCCGCAAACGAGGCGACGACGGCGGTTGCGGCGCCGGCGAGGAACCGGCGTCTGGAAGGCATCGCCGTGAGTTGACCGTTCGACGGAAAGTGCTTTGCGCCCGGCGGTCGGGTCGCGTCTCTCCCGGAGCGGGCCCCGCCTCAGAGCAGTACCGATCCCGCGAGCGCCGCAACGACCAGGAGCCCCAGGCCGTCGAGCCGTCCGAATCGGAGCGCCGGCAGCGTCGGGTTCCACGCGAAGCAGCGGGCGCGGAGCGCGAGCGCCAGCCGATCCGCGCGGCCGAAGGCTCGGCGGATGCCCGCCGCGGCGACGAGTTGCATCCGCTCGCGGAGCGGTCGTTCCGCCCCCAACCGCGCGGCCGACGCCTCCCGGACGGACCGGAGGTCCGAACGCAGGAGCGGGAGGAAGCGGAACACGAGCGCGACGCCGACGCCGAGCAGGCGGCCGACGCGCCCGGGGACGAATCGCTGGATCGCCGCGCGGGAGTCGCGGACGGGCGTCGTGTGCAGGTAGACCGCCGACACGAGCAGGATGAGAAGCACCCGGTAGCTCGCCAGCAACGGATCGGTCGCCGCGGCGAGATCGATCCCGAACGACCACGCTGACGCTCCGGCTCCCGCGGTCCACGTCGCCGGATCCGGACCCACGCCGATCCCGACGTCGACGACCGAGATCAGCGGCCCGGCCGCCAGAAACGGCAACGCCGGCAGGTACCCGCGGAGCGCCCGGAGCGGAGAGAGCCGCCCGGCGGCGAGGAACGCCGCCGCGACGACGGTCGCGACGACGAGCCCCCGCGGCGTCGTGTGCGCGAACGCGGCGGCGGCGAATGCGGCCTGTGCCAGCAGTTTCGTCCGCGGATCGAGCCGGTGGGCGAGCGAGTCGCCGGGGGCGTAGGTCAGCATCGACCGGGCGGGCGGGCGGATCGGCCCCGAACGTCCGTTTCGGTCGTCTCCGGCACGCGAACGTCGTACCCCGCGAGCGAGTCGACGACGCGTTCCGGTGGGCCATCGACGACGATTCGGCCCTCGGCCATCGCAACGACGCGGTCCGCCAGTCCGAGAACGTCGCGGAGGTCGTGCGTGACGATCACGACGCTCGTTCCGGACGCCGACAGTTCGCGAAGCCGATCCAGCACGGACGCCCGCGCGGGGTCGTCGAGCCCGGTGAACGGCTCGTCGAGGACGAGGTGATCCGGCTCCATCGCCAGCGCGCCTGCGATGGCGACGCGCTCGCGCTCGCCGCCCGAGAGTTGGTCGACCCGGTCGTCCCCGCGCCCCGAGAGGTTCACCGCCGCGAGCGCGTCCGCGACCCGGCGGTCGATCTCGTCTCTCGCGAGGCCGAGGTTCTCCGGGCCGAAGGCGACGTCCGCGCCGACCGTCGCGGCGACCAGTTGGTCGCGCGGCTCCTGGAACACCATCCCGACGGCCGTCCGCGCGGCGACGAGGTCCGCCCCCACGCCTCGCCCGTTCACCTCGACCGTCCCCTCGTCGGGTTCCAGCAGCCCGTTGAAGTGACGGACGAGCGTGGTCTTTCCGGAGCCGTTCGCGCCAGCGAGGACGACGCACTCGCCGTCCTCGATCGCGAGCGTGACGTTATCGACGGCGACGGCGTCGCCGTAGCGGCGGGTCAGTCCCTCAGTTCGGATCATCGCGATCTATCCCCGACGTGCCAGGTCATCGCGTCGGTCACGCTGCTGCCGCGGCGTCGCTGCGAACGACGCCGACGGCCGCCGCGATCTTCACGGCCTCGAAGGGGACGAACGCCAGCGCACTCACCGCGAAGGCCTCGACGAGGCCGACGTTCTGGACGAGCGCGAACCCGACCGTCCCGAGCGCGTAGATCACGACCGTCCCGGCGAGCATCCCGCCGACGAGGCGAACGGTGCCGACCGCCTTCGGGTCCTCCAGGCCGTCGAACCCGTGGACGGCGGCGCCGATGAGCGCCGCCGCGATCGGGTACGACCAGAGGTATCCCGCCGTGTAGCCGACGAGCGGACCGAACCCGGCCGCTCCGCCGGCAAAGATCGGCGCCCCCGCAGCGCCGGCCGCGAGGTAGAACGCCATCGACGCGCCGCCCCACACCGGGCCGAGGAAGACGCCGGCGAGGAACACGCCGAGCACCTGGAGGCTCACGGGCACCGGCGAGATCGGGTTCGGAAACGATACGTACGCGAACGCGCCGGTGAGCGCCGCGAACAGCGCCGCGCGGGCGACGTTGCCGACGACGTCCTCTCCGACGAGTTCGATCGACTGCGTCTCTGCCGACATACTCTCTGCCCTCTCGTAAACTCCAATGAATACTTCGGTTTACGATGGTAACGTTTGTACGCCCACGGGTCCTAGACGCTTCCGATGGACGAGAAGACGGCCGACCTCCGGGACCTCTTCGTGGAGACGACCGGCGAGGAGACCGTGACCGAGTCGCAGTCGGCGCCGCGGGGTTCTCTCGGGAGCGACCGCGACGAGGCGGCCGTCGACGAGCGGTTGACGGCCATCGTCGAGGAGATGCGCGAGCGCGACGCGTTCGCGTCGTCGCTTTCGGTGCCCGACCTCCGTCGCGTCGTC
This portion of the Halobellus litoreus genome encodes:
- a CDS encoding twin-arginine translocation signal domain-containing protein — encoded protein: MPSRRRFLAGAATAVVASFAGCNAGVFEPRVRQPVSASVTIPPDGHRAWRFELAWDRDGRLALEEHAGDARVTTMTPAQYEAYAAEEPIPDAEREAVALWHDDEAYVTQSEIEAGEWVLLCENTGDGPARVTVRVSVDVWAVDLRE
- a CDS encoding energy-coupling factor transporter transmembrane component T family protein, which gives rise to MLTYAPGDSLAHRLDPRTKLLAQAAFAAAAFAHTTPRGLVVATVVAAAFLAAGRLSPLRALRGYLPALPFLAAGPLISVVDVGIGVGPDPATWTAGAGASAWSFGIDLAAATDPLLASYRVLLILLVSAVYLHTTPVRDSRAAIQRFVPGRVGRLLGVGVALVFRFLPLLRSDLRSVREASAARLGAERPLRERMQLVAAAGIRRAFGRADRLALALRARCFAWNPTLPALRFGRLDGLGLLVVAALAGSVLL
- a CDS encoding energy-coupling factor ABC transporter ATP-binding protein is translated as MIRTEGLTRRYGDAVAVDNVTLAIEDGECVVLAGANGSGKTTLVRHFNGLLEPDEGTVEVNGRGVGADLVAARTAVGMVFQEPRDQLVAATVGADVAFGPENLGLARDEIDRRVADALAAVNLSGRGDDRVDQLSGGERERVAIAGALAMEPDHLVLDEPFTGLDDPARASVLDRLRELSASGTSVVIVTHDLRDVLGLADRVVAMAEGRIVVDGPPERVVDSLAGYDVRVPETTETDVRGRSARPPGRC
- a CDS encoding biotin transporter BioY, with translation MSAETQSIELVGEDVVGNVARAALFAALTGAFAYVSFPNPISPVPVSLQVLGVFLAGVFLGPVWGGASMAFYLAAGAAGAPIFAGGAAGFGPLVGYTAGYLWSYPIAAALIGAAVHGFDGLEDPKAVGTVRLVGGMLAGTVVIYALGTVGFALVQNVGLVEAFAVSALAFVPFEAVKIAAAVGVVRSDAAAAA